Genomic window (Paenibacillus sp. PK3_47):
CTCCACGAAAGACTTGGCATTCACTATACGCGCCATAAAATAAGGATAACTCTCCTGCTTAATCCGCGGATCCGGTAACAGGAAAGGCAGCATATCGTCAGACGGCACTAACTTGAGGGATGCCCCTGCAACCATGGAATCATGGTTGCCGAGAAAAGTCCACAATCCCCTGCGGGCAGTCTCATTCAAGTAGACAAACTCATCGATAACCAGTTCCTTGTTCGCTATTTTATACAGTACATACCCTTCCGGTTCCCCTGACTCTGCATAAAAAACACAGTGATGCATGTCCTCATCCAGCACATTGTTCCTCCACCACTCCTGGTCACGCGCAAGCGTTCCGTTATAAGCGGAAGCAAACTGGCTGTATAAATGCTCAAGGACCTCGAGTTCTGCATAATCACGGCGTACACTGCCTTGTATTTCTGTTTTTAGCGGAAACTTAGCTACCGGAATGTTGTAGCTTTTATATTCACAATACAATTCCCAGCCGAATTTGCGGTAAAAAGGGATCAGGAACGGATGCAGACAAGACAGCACCTGACCGGAATCATTCATCGTTTGCAAAGTGTGGGTCAGCAGCTTGGCCACAAGACCCTGCCTGCGGTTCTCAGGCCACGTGGACACCCCGGCAATTCCCCCCATGGGAATAGCCTTACCCTGCACATATAGGTGAAGCGGAAGTAATGTCAGCTGGGCCCCCAGTTCTCCGTCTTCAAATATGCCCCATACTCTCTCCGGTTTAAATTTCTTTTTTTTCTCCACCCTGTCTTCAGCGGATACTTTGTACTGAAAAGCATACTCCGATAAACGGAGGCCGGCTTCAAATTCATCTGCTTGTAATTGCCTTATTTCCACAAACTCACCTCATCAAAAGGATTAATAGTCCACAACGAGAGTATAACAAGCCCGGCTGTGTATATGCCAACTTTCCTTTCAATCACATTTTTTATTCCCACTTATCCACAACTCATATAAGAAAAATAAAAAAGCCGAAGGATAGATCCTCCGGCCCCTGCATAGTTATCCACATTCCCCTGTATTTTGTCCACATATTCCACAAATTATCCACAAAAACCGTGTATTTCTAAGTTTTTTCCTTGACGAATCATTCTAAATATGCCTTAATCCACAACCGGAAGAGATATATTAAATCTTAAAAAGTACCCACATGTGCGTAATTCAACTGTAAATACGAGAGTTTATCCACAAGATATTCACAACCCTGACAAACGCAAAAAGCCCACTGTCGATAACTCAACAGTGGTCTTAAGCGCTTGGCGGCGTCCTACTCTCCCAGGACCCTTCGGTCCAAGTACCATCGGCGCTGGAGGGCTTAACGGTCGTGTTCGGGATGGGTACGCGTGGAACCCCTCCGCTATCGCCACCAAACATGCGTTTGTGAAACAAACGCTGGCGCTAGAAATTACGTTCATCACAGTTGTGTGAATGAATTTCGTTGCGTACAGGCTTGATCGCCTGAAAACTGAATCCGAAACGAATTTGTGTGTTAGTTTTTTGGATAAGCCCTCGACCGATTAGTATTGGTCAGCTCCATGCATTGCTGCACTTCCACCTCCAACCTATCTACCTCGTCGTCTTCAAGGGGTCTTACTAGTTGGGAAATCTCATCTTGAGGGGGGCTTCACGCTTAGATGCTTTCAGCGCTTATCCCGTCCGTACGTAGCTACCCAGCCATGCTCCTGGCGGAACAACTGGTGCACCAGCGGTACGTCCATCCCGGTCCTCTCGTACTAAGGACAGCTCCTCTCAAATTTCCTGCGCCCACGACAGATAGGGACCGAACTGTCTCACGACGTTCTGAACCCAGCTCGCGTACCGCTTTAATGGGCGAACAGCCCAACCCTTGGGACCTACTTCAGCCCCAGGATGCGATGAGCCGACATCGAGGTGCCAAACCTCCCCGTCGATGTGGACTCTTGGGGGAGATAAGCCTGTTATCCCCAGGGTAGCTTTTATCCGTTGAGCGATGGCCCTTCCATGCGGTACCACCGGATCACTAAGTCCGACTTTCGTCCCTGCTCGACTTGTAGGTCTCGCAGTCAAGCTCCCTTATGCCTTTGCACTCTTCGAATGATTTCCAACCATTCTGAGGGAACCTTTGAACGCCTCCGTTACTCTTTAGGAGGCGACCGCCCCAGTCAAACTGCCCGCCTGACACGGTCCCTGTACCCGCTTAGGGTACCAGGTTAGAACCTAG
Coding sequences:
- a CDS encoding GNAT family N-acetyltransferase; protein product: MEIRQLQADEFEAGLRLSEYAFQYKVSAEDRVEKKKKFKPERVWGIFEDGELGAQLTLLPLHLYVQGKAIPMGGIAGVSTWPENRRQGLVAKLLTHTLQTMNDSGQVLSCLHPFLIPFYRKFGWELYCEYKSYNIPVAKFPLKTEIQGSVRRDYAELEVLEHLYSQFASAYNGTLARDQEWWRNNVLDEDMHHCVFYAESGEPEGYVLYKIANKELVIDEFVYLNETARRGLWTFLGNHDSMVAGASLKLVPSDDMLPFLLPDPRIKQESYPYFMARIVNAKSFVENFVFNNGGAVRSWTLSLEDKHAPWNNGVWNWTVNARGEASLEQADTEVSQADLSCNIGTLTALMLGYKRPADLHRHGLLTGNPEAVDWLEQMLPQAKTALIDFF